A genomic stretch from Arenicella xantha includes:
- a CDS encoding Crp/Fnr family transcriptional regulator yields the protein MQSPVDSFPELYKFLKTFHDIPESLLSVAGLSINKVLLKKGEHLLKVGQPSGKAGFVVNGLCRQYYLAEDGKEFTKYFQPPGLVAIAFAEVIRGVPARCCIQAVTDTELYVMTHPDFWSLFDIDLDTNILGKKIAERFFVEKDQREYEFLHFDAAQRYRAFQQKYGEFEHLIPKYQIASYIGITAVSLSRLLTKPSTE from the coding sequence ATGCAAAGCCCCGTTGATAGCTTCCCTGAACTCTATAAATTCCTCAAAACATTCCATGACATTCCCGAGTCGCTGCTGTCAGTGGCAGGACTATCGATCAATAAAGTGTTGCTAAAAAAAGGCGAGCACCTGTTGAAGGTAGGTCAACCTTCTGGCAAGGCAGGCTTTGTGGTAAACGGCTTATGCCGACAGTATTACCTCGCTGAAGATGGCAAAGAATTCACCAAGTACTTTCAACCACCGGGGCTCGTCGCGATCGCGTTTGCAGAAGTCATCCGAGGCGTGCCAGCGCGCTGCTGCATCCAAGCGGTAACCGATACCGAATTGTACGTAATGACGCATCCTGATTTTTGGAGTTTATTCGATATAGACCTCGATACTAATATTCTCGGAAAAAAGATAGCGGAACGATTCTTTGTCGAGAAAGACCAACGCGAATACGAATTCTTGCATTTCGATGCCGCTCAACGTTATCGTGCTTTTCAGCAAAAATACGGCGAATTTGAACACCTGATACCGAAATATCAAATCGCCTCGTATATCGGTATCACAGCCGTAAGCCTTAGCCGTCTACTTACCAAACCAAGCACTGAATAG
- a CDS encoding helix-turn-helix transcriptional regulator — MKQVKLIESLDDLDSVWKAFVPLARELGFDYVVYTISNHNNDEFFYYDNFGLHSDNEADFYDPFLEFCCHSYDTMFTGLEFSEFNAGYNLPPKAIELIELGAKLGMISGLAIPLRLAGSNRYGGFNLGTGLKRKAHQALCAEVEGAAQVACMLVHRHIEKILDRKNIMVAPNTVKDSSANADTNGLENLTPKENRVLKKIANGYSRKKCAEALCVSESTVSTHMKNIYRKLGVHNRVQATKIIVEHELSISN, encoded by the coding sequence ATGAAGCAGGTAAAGCTGATTGAGTCCTTAGACGACTTAGACAGCGTCTGGAAAGCGTTCGTTCCACTTGCGAGAGAACTTGGGTTTGACTACGTCGTCTACACCATTTCAAATCACAATAACGATGAGTTTTTTTACTACGACAATTTTGGTCTGCATTCAGATAATGAGGCGGACTTTTATGATCCCTTCCTAGAGTTTTGCTGTCACAGCTACGACACCATGTTTACTGGATTGGAGTTCTCAGAGTTTAACGCTGGTTACAATTTACCGCCTAAGGCCATTGAACTCATAGAACTCGGCGCTAAGCTCGGTATGATTTCAGGGCTCGCTATTCCACTGCGCCTTGCTGGGTCCAATCGCTACGGCGGATTCAATTTAGGTACCGGATTAAAACGTAAAGCGCATCAGGCCTTATGTGCCGAAGTTGAGGGGGCTGCCCAGGTGGCGTGCATGTTGGTGCACCGACACATTGAAAAAATACTCGACCGAAAAAATATAATGGTTGCCCCTAACACGGTGAAGGATTCTTCCGCGAATGCAGATACTAATGGACTTGAGAATTTAACGCCGAAAGAAAACCGCGTGCTAAAAAAAATTGCCAACGGCTACTCACGAAAAAAGTGTGCTGAAGCCTTGTGCGTATCCGAAAGTACGGTTTCCACTCACATGAAGAATATCTATCGCAAGCTTGGCGTGCATAACCGAGTACAAGCGACTAAAATTATCGTTGAACACGAGTTAAGTATCAGCAATTAG